A portion of the Verrucomicrobiia bacterium genome contains these proteins:
- a CDS encoding zf-TFIIB domain-containing protein, whose translation ISSLAAVNKEIFTSEKDDHDELNCPACGNVQMEHFNYADTSGIILHKCPECGGIWTDKDQLEKVEELVDGWKADLKQDAAKYGPILQKVEVEEQKELDRAVSISRFGFVNCVLRRFCE comes from the coding sequence GATTTCCTCATTAGCAGCCGTGAACAAAGAAATCTTCACATCTGAGAAAGACGATCACGATGAGCTGAATTGTCCTGCCTGCGGAAACGTGCAGATGGAGCATTTCAATTATGCGGACACCAGCGGGATTATTCTGCACAAGTGTCCTGAATGCGGCGGCATTTGGACTGATAAGGACCAGTTGGAAAAAGTTGAGGAACTGGTGGACGGATGGAAGGCGGACCTTAAACAGGACGCAGCCAAGTATGGCCCGATACTTCAAAAGGTTGAGGTGGAAGAACAGAAGGAGCTTGATCGGGCCGTTTCGATCTCCAGATTTGGATTCGTAAATTGCGTGCTACGGCGGTTTTGCGAGTGA
- a CDS encoding DUF3568 family protein yields MKLKFLAMSIGAVLLLAGCVSTVNQRTTPGMPFIKDRVEGRYERSVDEVFQAAKQVISNNGVLVNESTLYNQTNTVKTVEGKVNQRNVWVRVEPVDPKITQVTVQTRTPGGGADIDLAHELEKEIALKLK; encoded by the coding sequence ATGAAATTGAAGTTTTTGGCGATGTCGATTGGAGCGGTGCTGCTCCTGGCCGGATGCGTCAGCACGGTCAACCAGCGGACCACCCCTGGTATGCCCTTTATCAAAGACCGCGTCGAGGGGCGGTATGAGCGGTCGGTGGATGAGGTCTTTCAAGCGGCCAAGCAAGTGATCAGCAACAACGGCGTGCTGGTCAACGAGAGCACTCTGTATAATCAAACCAATACGGTCAAAACCGTGGAGGGCAAAGTCAACCAGCGCAATGTGTGGGTACGCGTCGAGCCGGTGGACCCCAAGATCACCCAGGTCACTGTGCAGACCCGCACACCGGGCGGCGGCGCGGACATCGATTTAGCCCACGAGTTGGAGAAAGAAATCGCTCTGAAACTAAAGTGA